Proteins found in one Takifugu rubripes chromosome 17, fTakRub1.2, whole genome shotgun sequence genomic segment:
- the LOC115253226 gene encoding neuropeptide Y receptor type 2-like, which yields MDLSQLSDRSLADASFSPLQQNDHAELRLNHSFQSSVMLPSTFSSPTGSLNQPLPSLLPSSLISSPLVTSTLTFQQPPAFTFHLQSPASSPLSLSTVSPNDLAGIGAMLLWTLHEPSTIALTIMYSISFILGFVGNLMSLRVLTNRRSRRLASVSATRNLLVNLAVCDLAVVCVCMPITLGNQIYTTWVYGDLLCRAVPFTQAVSVSASVLTLTVISVNRYYSVRSPLRARSMFTRRRILVTVVVVWMVSSIMCAPIAVMNRRQEISFGTFAILVCREEWPQNRLKQGYNVLLFVMLYCLPVSFNLTIGFLTGRRLWGGKKSTFADLDPRSQALHVSRLKMRQKIAKMVVCLVVLFAVSWLPLYLADLWIDHEQIPQPWLVQTRPFAQWLGLTNSSLNPICYCFIGDLYRSAKVIRMRYYQKVAALFGTSSFSTSAAPVAVIADSKVTPAKHHHISAAAASTSMVTVPGLLRLASGQVLGQKVGPSGSDHSISDWCQFSPNVGDGTLFSCQLRTVQSGKRAPPTRRHSVNDNTRTFVLLGVKSVEMNMLPLRRHSGDRIYGLTADKKDIITVGKNARCYSGQSRNKTSQAASLVGDQKEGTDMTSL from the exons ATGGATCTGTCCCAGCTGTCGGACCGGAGCTTAGCTGATGCCAGCTTCTCCCCGCTGCAGCAGAATGACCACGCCGAGCTGAGGCTCAACCACAGCTTCCAGAGCTCCGTGATGCTgccctccaccttcagctcgCCCACTGGCTCCCTGAACCAGCCTCTACCTTCTCTTCTGCCCTcttccctcatctcctccccttTGGTCACCTCCACCCTGACTTTCCAACAACCACCTGCCTTCACGTTCCATTTGCAGTCCCCTGCCTCTTCTCCACTATCCCTCTCTACCGTTTCTCCAAATGACTTGGCAGGCATTGGGGCCATGCTCCTCTGGACTCTTCACGAGCCCAGCACGATCGCTCTGACCATCATGTACTCTATATCCTTTATTCTGGGATTTGTCGGGAACCTAATGTCCCTTCGTGTGCTCACCAACAGGCGCAGCCGTCGACTAGCCTCCGTCAGTGCCACGCGCAACCTCCTTGTGAACCTGGCGGTGTGTGACCTGGCtgtggtgtgcgtgtgcatgcccATCACTCTGGGGAACCAGATCTACACCACCTGGGTGTATGGCGACCTCTTGTGCCGGGCGGTGCCGTTCACGCAGGCTGTATCAGTCTCCGCTAGTGTGCTAACGTTGACGGTGATCAGTGTGAATCGCTACTACAGCGTTCGATCGCCGCTGAGAGCTCGCTCCATGTTTACCCGCCGGCGAATCCTGGtcactgtggtggtggtgtggatGGTGTCTTCCATCATGTGTGCACCTATTGCAGTGATGAACCGGAGACAAGAGATCAGCTTTGGGACGTTCGCCATTTTGGTTTGTCGGGAGGAGTGGCCTCAGAACCGCCTTAAACAGGG ATATAACGTGCTGCTCTTTGTTATGCTCTACTGCCTACCAGTGAGCTTCAACCTCACCATCGGCTTCCTGACCGGCAGGAGGCTTTGGGGTGGAAAGAAATCCACCTTCGCCGATCTCGACCCCCGCAGCCAGGCTCTTCACGTCTCCCGCCTCAAGATGCGGCAGAAAATCGCCAAGATGGTGGTGTGCCTGGTGGTGCTGTTTGCCGTTTCCTGGTTGCCTCTGTACCTGGCCGACCTGTGGATCGATCACGAGCAGATCCCGCAGCCGTGGCTCGTGCAGACCCGACCTTTTGCGCAGTGGCTCGGCCTGACGAACTCCAGCCTCAACCCCATTTGTTACTGCTTCATAGGGGACCTGTACCGCTCGGCGAAGGTGATCCGGATGCGGTACTACCAGAAAGTGGCGGCTCTGTTTGGCACCTCctctttttccacctcagctGCTCCAGTCGCCGTGATCGCGGACAGCAAAGTGACTCCTGCCAAGCACCATCACATCTCCGCTGCCGCTGCGTCCACGTCCATGGTCACGGTCCCCGGGCTCCTGAGGCTCGCGAGCGGTCAGGTGCTGGGGCAGAAGGTGGGGCCTTCTGGGTCTGACCACAGCATCTCCGACTGGTGCCAGTTCAGTCCCAATGTTGGTGACGGTACCTTATTCTCCTGCCAGCTCCGCACGGTCCAGTCCGGCAAGCGAGCCCCACCCACTAGAAGACACTCTGTGAATGACAATACCAGAACTTTTGTACTTTTAGGAGTCAAATCGGTTGAAATGAACATGTTGCCTTTAAGGAGGCATTCAGGGGACAGGATATATGGTCTGACAGCTGATAAGAAAGACATCATTACCGTAGGGAAAAATGCTCGCTGTTACTCTGGGcagagcagaaataaaacatcACAAGCAGCTTCACTGGTAGGAGACCAGAAGGAAGGAACAGATATGACCAGCCTGTGA